A single window of Salvelinus namaycush isolate Seneca chromosome 11, SaNama_1.0, whole genome shotgun sequence DNA harbors:
- the LOC120055900 gene encoding cytochrome c oxidase assembly factor 1 homolog, producing the protein MRVSTSKLQQMAIYTTLLTGAGCGTMYYLLQKNFSRSDYHRLALEQLKANQTAMDSLGAPPLKVHNIHLSDRHNRVEPYTAEIKIPVTGSKDGGYLYTSSVRDPQTLGWNLTQAVLQLREGQRIDLLTFTPPPNKTEGLETGNWSS; encoded by the exons ATGAGGGTCTCCACAAGCAAACTTCAGCAGATGGCCATCTACACCACCTTGTTGACTGGTGCTGGCTGCGGCACAATGTATTACCTTCTGCAAA AGAACTTCTCGCGGTCGGACTACCACCGTCTAGCCCTGGAGCAGCTGAAAGCCAACCAGACAGCCATGGACAGTCTGGGAGCACCACCCCTGAAGGTCCACAACATCCACCTGTCTGACCGACACAACCGGGTGGAACCTTACACTGCTGAG ATCAAAATCCCAGTGACAGGATCTAAAGATGGTGGCTACCTCTACACATCCTCAGTAAGAGACCCCCAAACACTTGG GTGGAATTTAACGCAGGCAGTGCTGCAGCTTAGAGAGGGTCAGCGTATTGACCTTCTCACCTTCACACCACCACCAAATAAGACAGAAGGACTTGAGACAGGCAACTGGTCCTCCTGA
- the LOC120055899 gene encoding biliverdin reductase A-like: MFGSVVVGIGTAGFVRIRDMLAPLPSSAAEKLSVKGFISRRILEEQQGVKQITIEDALRRDDIKVAFVCTENAAHEENIRAFLEAGKHVCVEYPMAMTHKTAVDLWDLAQEKGVVLHEEHIELLTADFKQLKKDIAGKKLEEGSLHFTGGPLKPGFGFPAFSGIARLTWLVDLFGELSVTAASMEEDQENKYMKMTTQLMTKEQKPLMWIEERGPGLPRVKNINFRFDSCTMTLLPPAAREPVGLFMQDLVLFSQKLLGQVPRDQLHAERHRVLHCLELADRIQQLSQQGQGSAQNA, from the exons ATGTTTGGTTCAGTAGTGGTGGGCATCGGGACGGCAGGGTTTGTGAGGATCAGGGACATGCTAGCCCCTCTGCCTTCCAGTGCAGCTGAGAAGCTCAGTGTCAAAGGATTCATTTCCAG GAGGATCCTAGAGGAGCAGCAGGGAGTGAAACAGATCACTATCGAGGATGCCCTGAGGAGAGATGACATAAAGGTGGCCTTCGTCTGCACTGAAAACGCTGCGCATGAGGAAAACATCAG GGCATTTCTGGAAGCTGGGAAGCATGTCTGTGTGGAATATCCTATGGCCATGACACACAAGACTGCCGTGGACCTCTGGGACTTGGCTCAGGAAAAAG GAGTGGTCCTGCATGAGGAGCACATAGAACTCTTGACAGCTGACTTTAAGCAGCTGAAGAAGGACATAGCAGGGAAAAAGCTGGAGGAAGGATCCCTTCACTTCACAG GAGGTCCTCTGAAGCCGGGCTTTGGGTTTCCAGCTTTCAGTGGCATCGCCCGGCTTACCTGGCTGGTGGATCTGTTTGGAGAGCTGTCTGTCACCGCTGCCAGCATGGAGGAAGACCAGGAGAACAAGTACATGAAGATGACCACTCAACTCATGACTAAAGAGCAGaa GCCTCTCATGTGGATTGAGGAGAGGGGTCCTGGCCTGCCCAGAGTGAAGAATATCAACTTCCGCTTTGACTCATGCACCATGACCCTGCTTCCCCCGGCTGCCAGGGAGCCGGTGGGTCTCTTCATGCAGGACCTGGTGCTCTTCAGTCAGAAGCTGCTGGGCCAGGTGCCCCGTGACCAGCTCCATGCCGAGCGCCACAGGGTCCTCCACTGTCTGGAGCTAGCCGACCGCATCCAGCAGCTGAGCCAGCAAGGccagggatcagcccagaacgcCTAG